The Salvelinus namaycush isolate Seneca chromosome 13, SaNama_1.0, whole genome shotgun sequence genome includes a region encoding these proteins:
- the LOC120058436 gene encoding lymphocyte function-associated antigen 3-like isoform X1 encodes MAVSFFWKVTIPFLAYFAVEVTGEQQYGGLGGEITLTPKVSGQPEDILWTYNGNKVVEFDGSQNVEYGRYKGRTILDWGSGALTIKGLTDADSGPYELETVVKGKLQYSHHEVDVIDDVVQPSVTCVVNNTTPENMDRTLLCSADLQPLTQFIWRSPGGSESPGLELFIPGGENQDSENQESVYTCVVKNPVSENCIVHPEGLLHW; translated from the exons TGGAGGTGACAGGTGAACAGCAGTATGGTGGCCTGGGAGGAGAGATCACCCTGACCCCCAAGGTCTCAGGACAGCCTGAGGACATCTTGTGGACATACAATGGGAACAAGGTGGTGGAGTTTGATGGGAGTCAGAATGTAGAGTATGGCAGGTATAAAGGCAGGACCATCCTGGACTGGGGCTCTGGAGCGCTAACTATCAAAGGTCTCACTGATGCAGACAGTGGGCCCTATGAGTTGGAGACTGTCGTCAAGGGCAAGCTGCAGTACTCTCATCATGAGGTGGACGTTATTG ATGATGTGGTACAGCCCAGCGTAACCTGTGTGGTCAACAACACAACCCCAGAGAACATGGACAGAACCCTGCTGTGCTCAGCTGACCTCCAGCCCCTGACCCAGTTCATCTGGAGGAGTCCTGGAGGGTCAGAGAGTCCTGGACTTGAACTGTTCATACCTGGGGGGGAGAACCAGGATTCTGAGAACCAGGAGTCTGTCTACACATGTGTGGTGAAAAACCCTGTTAGTGAGAACTGCATTGTTCACCCTGAAGGACTGCTACACTGGTAA